From a region of the Gossypium raimondii mitochondrion, complete genome genome:
- the nad3 gene encoding NADH dehydrogenase subunit 3, translating to MSEFAPISIYLVISPLVSLILLGLPFPFASNSSTYPEKLSAYECGFDPFGDARSRFDIRFYLVSILFIIPDPEVTFSFPWAVPPNKIDLFGFWSMMAFLLILTIGSFYEWKRGASDRE from the coding sequence ATGTCAGAATTTGCACCTATTTCTATCTATTTAGTGATTAGTCCGCTAGTTTCTTTGATCCTACTTGGTCTTCCTTTTCCATTTGCTTCCAATAGTTCGACCTATCCAGAAAAATTGTCGGCCTACGAATGTGGTTTCGATCCTTTCGGTGATGCCAGAAGTCGTTTCGATATAAGATTTTATCTTGTTTCAATTTTATTTATTATCCCTGATCCGGAAGTAACCTTTTCCTTTCCTTGGGCAGTACCTCCCAACAAGATTGATCTCTTTGGATTTTGGTCCATGATGGCCTTTTTATTGATTTTGACGATTGGATCTTTTTATGAATGGAAAAGGGGTGCTTCGGATCGGGAGTAA
- the rps12 gene encoding ribosomal protein S12, with protein sequence MPTLNQLIRHGREEKRRTDRTRASDQCPQKQGVCPRVLTRTPKKPNSALRKIAKVRLSNRHDIFAYIPGEGHNSQEHSMVLIRGGRVKDLPGVKSHCIRGVKDLLGIPDRRRGRSKYGAEKPK encoded by the coding sequence ATGCCTACATTAAATCAATTGATTCGTCATGGTAGAGAAGAAAAACGGCGCACGGACCGTACTCGAGCTTCGGATCAATGTCCCCAGAAGCAAGGAGTATGCCCGCGTGTTTTAACGAGAACACCGAAAAAACCTAATTCAGCTCTACGTAAGATAGCTAAAGTACGGTTGAGCAATCGACATGATATATTTGCTTATATTCCAGGCGAAGGTCATAATTCGCAGGAACATTCTATGGTCTTAATAAGAGGAGGCAGAGTGAAAGATTTGCCAGGTGTGAAATCCCATTGTATTCGAGGAGTCAAGGATTTGCTGGGAATTCCGGATCGAAGAAGAGGCAGATCAAAATATGGTGCAGAAAAACCCAAATAG